A genomic region of Cannabis sativa cultivar Pink pepper isolate KNU-18-1 chromosome 1, ASM2916894v1, whole genome shotgun sequence contains the following coding sequences:
- the LOC115708224 gene encoding abscisic acid receptor PYL4, translating to MPSSLQLHRINPRNPTVIGCQNKQSHIVPAAKYFAVPESVADHHAHSVGPNQCCSSVVQAIDAAVETVWSVVRRFDNPQAYKHFLKSCHVIDGDGNVGTLREVHVVSGLPAESSRERLEILDDERHVLSFSVVGGDHRLNNYRSVTTLHPSANGTGTVVVESYVVDVPQGNTKEETCVFVDTIVRCNLQSLAQIAEKHGQPKMS from the coding sequence aTGCCTTCCTCACTCCAACTCCACAGAATCAACCCCAGAAACCCGACCGTGATCGGATGCCAGAATAAGCAATCCCACATCGTTCCCGCAGCAAAGTATTTCGCAGTTCCGGAATCGGTGGCTGACCACCACGCCCACTCGGTGGGACCCAACCAGTGCTGCTCGAGCGTGGTCCAAGCGATCGATGCGGCTGTGGAGACTGTATGGTCCGTGGTGAGACGGTTCGATAACCCACAGGCCTACAAACACTTTCTCAAGAGCTGCCACGTCATCGACGGTGATGGCAACGTGGGCACCCTCCGCGAGGTCCACGTGGTTTCGGGCCTTCCTGCCGAGTCGAGCAGGGAGAGGTTGGAGATACTTGACGACGAGCGCCACGTGTTGAGCTTCAGCGTCGTGGGAGGGGATCACCGTCTCAATAACTACCGATCCGTCACCACACTTCATCCTTCGGCCAATGGGACGGGGACAGTTGTCGTCGAATCATACGTCGTTGACGTACCACAAGGTAACACTAAGGAGGAGACCTGCGTTTTTGTAGACACCATTGTACGTTGTAATCTTCAGTCGCTTGCTCAGATCGCCGAAAAACATGGCCAACCCAAAATGTCATAA